The genomic segment CAGGAGTTACCCGTGGTCTTATTCTTCCATTTGAAATAAATGCAAACATCATTCTTGTCCACTTATCCCGCACACTGATATAATCTGCTTTCTCCAGCTCATTTACTATTGATTCCTTAAGGTGACGTGGAAAACTATAGTAAGATGATCCTGTTGCACTACCTGATATGAAACCTGTTATGGGTTGATAATCTTTCCTTTTCTTTGCCCAATTAAGCCAGTAAGGATTTGGAAAACCCCCTTCATGGGTGTTTAGTTCTTTTGTCAGCCTGAAAATCGAATCACTTCCAGATATTATGCAGTCAATCTTTTCGCTCTTACAATAACTATAAATGTCATCTTCGTTCCGTAGGATGGGTGATAGATGTAAAAACTCTTCAGCAAATTGAAGGTGTGCCTGAATTTGTTTGTCGTTACAAATCTGCTGATATCGCAACTCAAGTTTTTCGGGGGCGTAGTTGAGAACTACAGTATCTGAACTTTGACGAAGTAGTGAATGAGTAGCTAAAGCCTGGAGATTGGCACCAAAGTTTGGGATCCTGTGGTGTGTAATCAGAGCTGTTTTCATAATAAACACACTTTTTTAAATGTATGACCAATACTCTTCGAAGTAGCATACAAAAGGAAAAGTATTGATTTTATGTCTAAATTGGTATCGATGTTTTTTTTTAATACTTCCTTAGCTCGCGTAAGATCATTATTTTGAATAAGGTTCTTGGCCAGTTCCCTTCTATAAGCAAAGATCATCTTATCTATTGTCCGTGATTCGGTTTTGGTGATTTTTTCTAAGGAGTTTAACTTTTCTAGAATACCAAGCATTCCATTCAAGGACTGTTCTGGGTAACGGGTTCTGGCGTTTGATAGATTTTCCGTTGCGGTTGTTCTCCTCATTACTCTCACTTGGATTTCTTTTGATACAAACCACGGACCTTTCAGGGCTAATCTACAGAAAAAATCAAAGTCTTCAAAGATATTTTGCCCTTTTAAGAACAGTGCAGAACAATCTAAGTACTTTTTTCTGATCATTGTATTTTGTACCCATGCAAATTGATATTTCAGTTGGCTGCATAACGGGCGCTTAATGTATAACTCACCATCTCCAGAGAATTGTAAGTTTCGGAAAGAAAAGAAATCAGATTCATACCTGTTGTTTCTTTCCATTTGCATATTTAAAATGTACGCACATGCATTTGGATAGCGTTTTAATGAATTAACATGTACCTTGAGCTTTTCTGGTAGCCATATATCATCTGAATCCAAAAATGTTAAAAATTCACCTGTCGACTGCATGATCCCCATGTTACGGGCACTTGATACACCCTGATTATTTTGGAAGATATAAATTAAATTTGATCTGTATTTTGATAAGACTTGTGCGGTATTATCTGTTGATCCATCATCAACTACAATAATTTCTTTTGGTTTGTACTCTTGATTCAGAACACTCTCAACCGCTTCTGAGATGAACTTTTCGCAGTTGTAAGTTGGTATTATTACCGAAATGTCAATTGCCATAGTTATCCCATTAAATAATTTTTCTATTCAGAAAAAAGAGTATCTGTATAGATTGGATAGTTAATTAATCGATTATCTAAAAGGAAAGTGACATACAAGTCTCTACAGCCCTGGAGATACACTTTTCAACTGCCTCTAAAGAGTATTTTTCTTGAAAGAGTTTCAATCCAGCCATTGATATAGAATTCCACAAGGTAAGATCACTAATCAGGATACTACATGCCTCTGCAAAACGAATGCCGGTATTAGCGATCAACCCATTCTCTCCATTAATTATTGGCAAACCTCGAAACCCATGCGAAGTAGCAACAATAGGTAAACCATATGAAAGTCCTTCTACCACTTTGAGAGAGGTTCCGCCTCCAATTCTGGTAGGTGCAATCATTATTAACCATGTGAGCAATTCAGGGGTTAGATCTTCAATATAACCCAGTCCTTCAATTGCGTGATCTCCTGTCTGTTTTGAGAACTCGAAGCTATGATTGCCTATCAGGCGGAGGCGAATATTTGGATGCTTCTTTTTAAGAAAAGGCCACGCATTCTTTAGGAACCAGTTAATACCATCAAGGTTTGCAATATATTTGAAATCCCCTATCATGCCGATTCGTTTTGTGTTAGACTTGATACAATCCGATTTGAAGGATTTAACTTCTTCTAATCCATTAGGAACAACGAATACTCTATCACTGTTTCCAAAATGAGCCTTATCTGAATCCTTACAAACACACATGCAATTAAAACGTTCCTTCCAAAGAGCTTCATGACGACTCCAGATTACGGAATTAAACTTTCGCCGGAATTGTTCTTTTCTGGATTTGGCAAATTGAGCAATGTTAGCATTAAAGCCACTTGGGAAATCGTCAATATCAATGATTGTTCTTGGCCAATTGTAAATGCGAAAGGCATTTGCTGGTTTTAGAGTATGTATCCAGATAACATCGGAATTTTTTATTAATTCTTTGATTCTTTTACCATCCTCAAATGTTGATATTATGCCATGTGTGTTCAGAAATCTAGGGTTAACAGTCTTTAATATTCGTTCTTTGCAATTCAGGATTGGCAATGAGGAAAACCAAATCATTTCAGCATTGTGAAATGCTTCTTTAGTTTTTTTGATCTGTGTTTTGGACCATTTTCGATCTGTTGCGAACACGATTTTTAATTTGCCTATATTTGCAAGTGCTTTAGCTGTCTGTATAGTCCTTTTACCAGCGCCACTCGTTTCAAAAGGACATGCTGTAGCAATGAAAAGAATTTCTGGCTTGTTTAGCATAGTTCCCCAAGTATTGTGATCATACAATCACAGAAAAAATGGTTTTTATTTAGTTAATTGTTTCTAAAAACTCTTGCATCTTATTGGCTGCTTCGGACCAGGAAAACGACCTTACTGTTTCAAGCTGATTTTTTTTGATTACACTGAGTAATTGTTCATCATTATACGTTTTTTCGATCGTCTTTACAAAACGCTCGACATTTCCCTTTGGACAAATGAAGCCGTTATATCCGTCTCTAATGATTTCCAAGCTCCCTTCGTTATCACTTGATACTACAACACATCCACAGGCCATTGCTTCCAGGACCGTTCCAGGTAAGCCTTCATTATAGCTTGGAAGAATAAACATCCTTGATCGGTTATATAATTCTCGAGTTTTGCTGAGAGAAGGTAGCCGGTGATAGAATGCATGAGTAAGTTCTGCTGGACGGGAATTTTCACTGAAAACATACTGCTTAATGTCAGAATTATTTTTGTGAAATGTCTGCAGTATTTTGATGAGGTCTTTGGGTGCTTTATTTGGATGCGGGCTATAAACTGCACATATCCCGTTGCGAACACGGTTTTCTGGGAAATAGTCTGATGTGTAAATGCCATTCGGAACCACCATGTCAACGGGTCTTTTTGTCAATTTTTTCAGTTTGGGGACAAGAGAGTTAGAAACAGTGATAGTTCTCATAGGCACAGTCCAGCATTTTAGATAAGTCCAATCTGAATTTATTCTTACATTCAAATCAACTGGCAGGCCATGGTTATATCGAACCTTGATAATATATTTATTATCTATTTGGTATACAAAAGGAACCATATAGGTACCAACAGCCAGGACTATTTCACCAGGTTGAAAATGCAAATCATTTATGTTGAAGAAAGTTTCAATTTTACCTTTGAATGTGTGTAGCCAGCCACTGTTGCTCTTGCTGTACACACAGGTTTTTATCATTCTTGTTAGGGTGACTTTTCTTCTCGGGTATATGATTCTGACAATATGTCCTTTATCGAGTAGTAAATTACCCATAATTGCAGTAACTCTTACACCACCTGAGCGATTATCGGCGGGTAATGCAAATGTTATTCTCATAATTCTATATCCTGATTTATATGTAAATATGAGTCAATTTGTCAAGTGCTTGTGGGGTGTTCCTTATTGTAACTAATTAGAATGTCTCCAGAGGCAATAAGGGCGACATTTAAAATGAAAAACAGGTTACTTTGATCGAAATAACCTACTGAGAAAAATGTAACTATATGTGAAAATAGAACTGCCCCAAGGCACCACATCGAGAACTTTTCTGATTTGTTTTCAGTGCATAGTGATTTGATTATGTATCCAACATATCTAAATGCACGTATGATTATCACCAGAAATGCAGTAAGTTGGAGTAATCCACCTTGAACAGCCTGTCTGATGTAGTTGTTGGTAATGTCGGAATGACGGGGGCTCCATGAAACTCCGGTTGCCATCCAGTGCCTGGTATAATCGGTGCCAACTAACCACCACTCATCAAAATATTTTATTGCGCTGGTAATTAATTCAGAACGATGAAATCCAGTACTTGAACCTGTGATATCTATTCGCCCAATTAGATACCAAATAGGTGCTTTCATGAAAACATCCAATAAAATTAGAGAAAAAACTATTCCCCAACGAACTATTGACATTTTATTTCTTGCATACCAGGTAACAATACCTATTAAAAGAAAAACAGCCGACATGAATGGCCCGGAAGAAGCACTCGCCCATACAATAGTTAAACTTGCTAAAATCCCCAAAAAGTAAAGCCACCTTCGCCCACTTCGTTCAAACCATGCCCCTATAAAGATTCCTGAAGTTGTTGCCCCTATAGTACCAGCAAGGATTGCATGTGCGAAGGCACCCTGTGCCCTAACTTTTCCTTCTCTTATTTGGGGATAAAGTGGCCCACCAAAATACCCCAGCAAATTGTGTGTGTGTCTATGTTCATACATCATAAACAAAGCTAATATTATCATAAATACAGCAAGGCCGCTCATCGTAGTTAATAGTATCTCTTTAGATCTAACGAGTATCCGAAAAACAAAATAGAATCCCGCAAGATCATATATCTGACCTAAACGATATATTAAAGTCAGATCTTCGCGTGGTACAAACCCCATTATGAATACAACTGCTGCATATAAAAAAACAGCCTTGTCTACCATATTAAACCTAAACCCGGTTGCTTCATGCTTTGTAATAATCCGGATTGTATAAAACAACAAGAGGATTCTTACTACGTTAAAAGAAAAGGAACCTATTTCAAGAACTGCACTGCCAGGAATAATAGATGCAGCAAGCAACAAAGGGAGGGCTGCAACTTTTGCAGAAACAAAAATAATAACAACCCCTAAAATCAGGGTGAAACCAATTGTTAATGAATTCACAGTAACTCTGCCATGTTGTTTGTGTAGGGATCATTAAAAACAGACTTGTGGGTCTTTGGTATTCTCTGTAAGTGTTGCTTAAGTTTGCAAGCATAGATTCTTCGATTTTCATACCTATTCGTAATTATACTTACAATTGTATCGAAATCATCAAAACATGCATCAGCAACGAGGCTTTCAACGCCAATGGTTTGGTATAAGCCAAGAAATTTCTTACTATAGGCTATCCCAATTGCTGGAATATTTTGGGAAAGAGCGGCTATACATGCATGCATTCTGGATCCGATAAAGAAATCACACATGCCTATGAGGTACTTTATTTCAAAGGCATCAAAATTCCCTTCAACCATCTGTATGCGATCACCAAACTGTAAGGAGTACTTTTCTAATACTTCCCGGCAGGCAGTGATATCACTTTCAAAATGATTTACCCCACCAAACACATGTGGGACAAGCAAGATGTTGCATTCTGGTTTCACTAGCAGATTTTCAATGATCCCGTTCACTATTTCCTGATAACTGCTCTTCAAACCAAACATGTTATTTTTTGAATATCCTCCCCGATATAAAAGCCCGCTTACATTAAAACCAACACAAATCTTTTTGTTATTGATATTTGGCAATCTTAAATTGTTGCTATGCGGGGGGCTTTTAGGGTTTATAGCGAAAGCCACATCATAACAAAAACGATATTTTTCTGGTGAGTAATCTTTCTTCATATATGATTGAAGTTCATTCAGGCTTGTATAATCACGTGCATATACCCTTTCTGCCCGGTTAAGGATATGCTTAGACAAGAGTTTAGGAACACTGTGTTTAAACGGACCATACGTTTGTGGCATCAGAACCAGCTTTTTCTTACATATAACCGGCAGCATTAAAGGAAGTATTACGCAAAAATAACGGTGCATACCATAGATATCACTAAAACTGTCTCCACCAGAAATGGATAAGAACAGATCACTTTTAGCAATATCATCTATAATTTGGTTTTTTCGAAATAATTTCAATTTAAATCCAGCATTGTTGAGCAAACTCCATACAAGTGCCAGTAATAGGATGAAAAAAATGTTGTTTCTAAAAAAGGTTTTAGAAAAGTTCATTCGAACAGACTTCAGCGCAACCATATGAACCACATCATCTAAAACGATTCTTTTTGTCTGATCAGTCTTGGCAAAATCAATTATTGAAAATTTTGCATCCGGATAACGCTGCAATGCCAATTTCATGCAACCTGCAGTTAAAGCATTTACCCCGTTATTGGCGCTGTTGTACTGCGCACCCACCATACAGATTTTCATAATAAGTTTCCTGTTTCATATCAGAAGTTCGTAAATGACCATTTTTTTCCTAACAAATTGTGTGTAATGAATAAAGCTAACAAGTCAACTCGCAATGCTTACAAAATCCGATTGCTTTGAACGCAGGAATGTTTCAAGTGCAACAATGCAGTATAAGGGTTTATGATAATCCTGTTTTCCGAGTGTGTGTTTTTCATACAAGTTCATTACTGATTTTTGGTTGAGATACTGATACACCAAAGAATTTGAATCCTTCACTGTATCTATAAGCCGTTTTGAAAGCGAGCTGCGAAACCAATCGTTAATAGTCTCAACTCCAAAGCCTAATTTCGGGCGTTGAATTATTTTCTTTGGCAAATAAGAAGCACATACCTTTTTATGAAGCCATTTGCGTGTTAAACCTTTTACTTTGTAGTTTGAATCGAGCCGCTCAACAAATTCCACTACCTCCTTATCGATATAGGGCACTCTCATTTCAAGACCGTGGCACATGGATAATTTGTCTCCAAAAAGAAACAACTCGTCGGGGAGGGAAGATCTTACTTCCAGAAACTGTATGGCACTCAGTTCGTCAGCATCCGGTATATACTTCATCAATTCAACCCAAAGGGAGGGAGGGGAGACCGTGTTGTTAGAAGGCAGGATATCTGGTTTAAAAAGACCTGCAATTTCATTACCCGGCAATAAGGAAAATGCGTTTTGATATCTGTCCAATTTTTCTTTGTTGTCGAGAGAATATGAAGCCCTTTGGAGCACTTCTGTTCTGGGTACGTGCTGCAAAATGCTGTTAAGAAATTTCCTTGCAGGTGAAGGCATCATCCGCCAGTATTTCCCAAGTTTAATTCCAAGATGGCGTTTGTACCCACCCAATAATTCATCTGGGCCCTGACCGCAGATCACTACTTTCAAATCTTTACTTGCCGCCTTGCAGACACAGTATACAGGAACAATTGACGAAGAGGCAATGGGTTCTTCAAGATAAGAAATCGCTATTGGTAAATATGCTTCAAAATCTTCGATACTTAGTTTTATATCGGTGTGTTGGGATCCAAAAAGGGATGCGGTTTCGATGGCATCTTTCAATTCATTGTATTTTGTTCCTTCATATCCCACTGTGTAGGTCTTCCAGGAACTTCTGTGCTCATTCATAAGACCTAAAAGAAGGGCCGAATCAACTCCACCGCTCAGAAGTAATCCTATTTCGACATCGCTTAACAACTGCCTCTTTACAGCTGCCCTGTATTGCTCCAACAGAAGCTCTTCTGCCTCCCTGGGTTTTGGCATAGGTGCAAACGGCACAGGGTAGTTCTCATACCAGCGAAACACAGTAGGATCAGATGTGCTACTCACTGTCAGGGCTGTGCCCGGAGCTAATTTGTTAATATTTTCATAAATGGTAACTGGGGATGGAGTGTATCGGTATCTTAAGAATGCATTCATTCCCTCAACAGACAGCGATGGTTGTATCGGGTTGGCTGCTAAGATGGCACGAATTTCAGAGCCAAATACTAAACTCCCATCCTTAATCTGGTAATAAACCAGCTTTACTCCCATTGCATCCCGGGCAATTGTAAGAGAGCGTTTCTCGGAATCCCAAATTGCAAGGCCAAAAATACCGTTTAGCCGGCCCAGTATATCGAGTCCCCATTGTTCATAACCATGCAGGATGACTTCGGTATCAGAGTTTGTCTGAAAAACATGCCCTTTCTGTTCGAGGATTTTGCGCAATTCAGGGAAATTGTAAATTTCCCCATTACACATAATAGTGACTTTCTCGTCAATGGATGTAACTGGCTGATACCCGGTAGCTAAATCAATTATTGAGAGCCGGCGAAATCCAAAGCCAAGTGACTTATCTAAAAATGTCCCGTAATCGTCTGGTCCTCTGTGAGCAATGGAATCAGTTTGTTTTGTCAAAACTGATAACTCTACGGGTTCATTTGATCTATAATTATAGATCCCGCTAATCCCACACATAATTACCTCTTCTTTTTGTGTTTGTTGATTTGAGAGATGAATATTCAGCCGATAAGTCGTCGTAATTGCTCGTTGCGAAGAAACGTAATCGCATCTTCTGGTAATACTTTTGGAGCTTTTTTTATGACAAACATGAAATAACCAGCTAAATAGGCAAGTGCACCAATCAGTAGCGGTTTGCTTTTGATTCTTTTCAACGAACTTGCCAATTGGAAGAGGGGATGGTAGCCCAACCTGTAGTTGTTATTACCCTGCATGAATAATCTTGCAGTTGGGGATAAGCTTCCGGTTAAAACTGGACCGTGGTGAATGACCTGTAAATCAAAGATAGTTTTAACTTTCCATCCTTTTGATCGTGCCAAAATCTCAGCTGCGGAATCAATGCCACCTGTACTAAGTGGGAGATATCCGCCAATCTGCTCAAAACAATCCCGTCTGAACAATTGTACAGCACCGGCAACGCTGTTTGAGCTTATTGCTTGAGGTGTATAACGTTGATTATAAAATTCACATATGTGTCCGCCTGCAATTCCTAAGTTGCGATCTGAATTGAAATGATTCAGAATACGATGAAAATAGTCACACTCAAATGAAATATCCGCATCAAGGTTCCCTATAAAGTTATATTCAAATTTTTTTAATTCAAGAAGCCCGGTATTGATTGCTCTCACTTTACCAGCAAAACCCATTGTAATATCATGTTCTACTCTTCTAAACCTGATGATTGAATTTTTTTGGACATACCTTTTAATGATCTCATCAGTTTTATCTTCTGAACCGTCACTAACTATAACCCAGCATTGTGGTTGGATGGTTTGTGCCAGAACAGATGCAATCGTTTTTTCTATTGTTGCTTCACCATTTCTGACAGGAGTTACAAGTACATATTTCATAACTGTTTATAACCTCTCAAACCTGATTGAAACGTGGTATATAAAAATGTAGTTACTACCTGCTGGGTTGTTTGGCAAGAACCTCAGATTCCGGATGATGTCTGTGGCTGTTTTGCGGGACAAAATCAACCTTTAAGGTTACAGCCCATAAAAAAAGTGCAGTATATTTGGCTAACGCATCTCTGACAAGTGTGTGTTTATTCCTGAATGGTAGCGATACTGCAAGCGAAGCCATAAGAACGGCCACTCTAATTGCAGCACCGGATAACACTGCGAATCTGTATTTAAACCCCTCAAGTGCGCCGAAATGTTTTTTAAAGAAGTAAAATTGAGAGTTACGCTGCAGAAGAGTGCTGAAATAACGGTTTTTATTTTTTTTACTGGCAGACCCATCATAATGAAAGATTGCCTCATCAGCCAAATAGCGTATTTTGAAACCTTTATTTATTATGCGCAAACACAGATCAACATCCTCAGAATACATGAAAATATTTTCATCCATTCCTCCCAACTGCGTTATCAGAGCCCTGGGAGCACAGATGCAAGCCCCGGAAAGACACTCAATATCCCTGCTGTCATTATGGTCCCAATGTCCTAATTCAATCGTAGAAAAAAGTGGTGATTTAGCAAACAGCCGGTTCAGCATCGAGAGAAAGCAAAACTGTTTCCAAGGTGTAGGGAAAGCCCTTGCACATTGCTGCTGAACAGTATTGTCCCGATTTAAAAGTTTACACCCGACTGCCCCGTATTCTTTGTTTGAATCCAAAAAATCCACCATTGCAGAACAAGCATCACTTGTTAATTCAGTATCAGGGTTCAAAAACAGTACATATCTCCCTGTAGCCTCAAGAAGACCTATGTTATTACCTCTTGAGAACCCAATGTTTTCATTGAGGGCAAATATGCGGCTCTGAGGAAAATCCTCTTTTATCATAGTAACACTGTCATCATCTGATGCATTATCAACTACAATGATTTCATATGATACTTTTCTTGTATGTTCAAGGATACTGTGAATACAGGATTTCAGCATATCGGATGTATTCCAGTTTACAATTATTATCGAAATATCTGGATTCATAAGTTTTCCTTATAAAAAAACATCGTGTCTTTTTTATATAATCTTCTTGACAGTATTCTTTTAACCGTAGATGCCAATGATCTTGCCTTCTCTTTGATACCTGTTTTCCACCAGTTTTTCCACAACGGCCAACCATGGTATTTGGGGGTCGGAATACCAGCAAGATTCAGCATCAGCATTCGTCCGGCAATTTCTCCGCGTTTGGCTTTTAGATTAACTTGCGATAGTTCAAGGGCTTTCAAGGTTGTCCTGGTAACTGCAATGTAGTTTTTATCTATCGCTCCCTGAATGATACGTCTTCCCCTTTCTGTACGAACAAGAATAAGGGAATGGCCCTGGTTATTCTTTTCAGGTTTCCGGTACCAAGAATCGCCACAGGATATATCCGCAGTTTCAGCAGTGCCATCCGGACAGAGGTAGCATCGGAAAGGGCGATATCTTTGTGCGATTCCCCATGAATCCTGATATGTGGCATAAGACCTGAATTCTGTTTCGGTTTCTTTTTTTACAGCGAAATTTCCTGGCCATCCCATACCCCTGTAACGAATTTCCCGCACTCTGTTAATTGGTATTCCATAGGAATTAAGCAGATCTACAGTGCCAAGGGCTGCCGGAGTCCCTGCACAAAATATTCCAATTGCACACTTTGTCTTATCATCAATTATCGGGTCCATATTCTGTGCATTACGCAGTGCAGAAATATCACATCCTTTGCCTACCATAACAGCACCATTTTTACTCGATTGGAATCGATATAAATTATCGCAAGGTGATGCCGGTGAATAGCGGGAGCCTGTAGCAGCAATGATTTTCTCACGGGTAGAGCTAAAAGCAGTACAATTTTGAAGGGGATTATTTTTATCAGTGTTAATGTGGATTATTCCATCGGCATTCTCATGTTCAATACAATATAGTGACAATGCTGTAACTATACCACCAGATGAACCAAAATGGCGTATTTTGTCATCTGTTGCATACCCTTCAAATATTTCAAGGATTGGCCCCCAGTGTGGCAAGTAATCAGGATCAGAATCCTTAGTGTTAACTCTACAACAAGAACGGTTATAGTATC from the Chitinispirillum alkaliphilum genome contains:
- a CDS encoding Glycosyl transferase, which gives rise to MAIDISVIIPTYNCEKFISEAVESVLNQEYKPKEIIVVDDGSTDNTAQVLSKYRSNLIYIFQNNQGVSSARNMGIMQSTGEFLTFLDSDDIWLPEKLKVHVNSLKRYPNACAYILNMQMERNNRYESDFFSFRNLQFSGDGELYIKRPLCSQLKYQFAWVQNTMIRKKYLDCSALFLKGQNIFEDFDFFCRLALKGPWFVSKEIQVRVMRRTTATENLSNARTRYPEQSLNGMLGILEKLNSLEKITKTESRTIDKMIFAYRRELAKNLIQNNDLTRAKEVLKKNIDTNLDIKSILFLLYATSKSIGHTFKKVCLL
- a CDS encoding Glycosyl transferase: MLNKPEILFIATACPFETSGAGKRTIQTAKALANIGKLKIVFATDRKWSKTQIKKTKEAFHNAEMIWFSSLPILNCKERILKTVNPRFLNTHGIISTFEDGKRIKELIKNSDVIWIHTLKPANAFRIYNWPRTIIDIDDFPSGFNANIAQFAKSRKEQFRRKFNSVIWSRHEALWKERFNCMCVCKDSDKAHFGNSDRVFVVPNGLEEVKSFKSDCIKSNTKRIGMIGDFKYIANLDGINWFLKNAWPFLKKKHPNIRLRLIGNHSFEFSKQTGDHAIEGLGYIEDLTPELLTWLIMIAPTRIGGGTSLKVVEGLSYGLPIVATSHGFRGLPIINGENGLIANTGIRFAEACSILISDLTLWNSISMAGLKLFQEKYSLEAVEKCISRAVETCMSLSF
- a CDS encoding Glycosyl transferase, with the protein product MRITFALPADNRSGGVRVTAIMGNLLLDKGHIVRIIYPRRKVTLTRMIKTCVYSKSNSGWLHTFKGKIETFFNINDLHFQPGEIVLAVGTYMVPFVYQIDNKYIIKVRYNHGLPVDLNVRINSDWTYLKCWTVPMRTITVSNSLVPKLKKLTKRPVDMVVPNGIYTSDYFPENRVRNGICAVYSPHPNKAPKDLIKILQTFHKNNSDIKQYVFSENSRPAELTHAFYHRLPSLSKTRELYNRSRMFILPSYNEGLPGTVLEAMACGCVVVSSDNEGSLEIIRDGYNGFICPKGNVERFVKTIEKTYNDEQLLSVIKKNQLETVRSFSWSEAANKMQEFLETIN
- a CDS encoding Asparagine synthetase [glutamine-hydrolyzing] is translated as MTKQTDSIAHRGPDDYGTFLDKSLGFGFRRLSIIDLATGYQPVTSIDEKVTIMCNGEIYNFPELRKILEQKGHVFQTNSDTEVILHGYEQWGLDILGRLNGIFGLAIWDSEKRSLTIARDAMGVKLVYYQIKDGSLVFGSEIRAILAANPIQPSLSVEGMNAFLRYRYTPSPVTIYENINKLAPGTALTVSSTSDPTVFRWYENYPVPFAPMPKPREAEELLLEQYRAAVKRQLLSDVEIGLLLSGGVDSALLLGLMNEHRSSWKTYTVGYEGTKYNELKDAIETASLFGSQHTDIKLSIEDFEAYLPIAISYLEEPIASSSIVPVYCVCKAASKDLKVVICGQGPDELLGGYKRHLGIKLGKYWRMMPSPARKFLNSILQHVPRTEVLQRASYSLDNKEKLDRYQNAFSLLPGNEIAGLFKPDILPSNNTVSPPSLWVELMKYIPDADELSAIQFLEVRSSLPDELFLFGDKLSMCHGLEMRVPYIDKEVVEFVERLDSNYKVKGLTRKWLHKKVCASYLPKKIIQRPKLGFGVETINDWFRSSLSKRLIDTVKDSNSLVYQYLNQKSVMNLYEKHTLGKQDYHKPLYCIVALETFLRSKQSDFVSIAS
- a CDS encoding Glycosyl transferase, with amino-acid sequence MKYVLVTPVRNGEATIEKTIASVLAQTIQPQCWVIVSDGSEDKTDEIIKRYVQKNSIIRFRRVEHDITMGFAGKVRAINTGLLELKKFEYNFIGNLDADISFECDYFHRILNHFNSDRNLGIAGGHICEFYNQRYTPQAISSNSVAGAVQLFRRDCFEQIGGYLPLSTGGIDSAAEILARSKGWKVKTIFDLQVIHHGPVLTGSLSPTARLFMQGNNNYRLGYHPLFQLASSLKRIKSKPLLIGALAYLAGYFMFVIKKAPKVLPEDAITFLRNEQLRRLIG
- a CDS encoding Glycosyl transferase, family 2; its protein translation is MNPDISIIIVNWNTSDMLKSCIHSILEHTRKVSYEIIVVDNASDDDSVTMIKEDFPQSRIFALNENIGFSRGNNIGLLEATGRYVLFLNPDTELTSDACSAMVDFLDSNKEYGAVGCKLLNRDNTVQQQCARAFPTPWKQFCFLSMLNRLFAKSPLFSTIELGHWDHNDSRDIECLSGACICAPRALITQLGGMDENIFMYSEDVDLCLRIINKGFKIRYLADEAIFHYDGSASKKNKNRYFSTLLQRNSQFYFFKKHFGALEGFKYRFAVLSGAAIRVAVLMASLAVSLPFRNKHTLVRDALAKYTALFLWAVTLKVDFVPQNSHRHHPESEVLAKQPSR
- a CDS encoding Coenzyme F420 hydrogenase/dehydrogenase, beta subunit, giving the protein MFKKIKKIEDVVSWRLCNGCGACVYACKNNAIKLKNITELGIRPIVNTNCRDCGECLKICSGYYNRSCCRVNTKDSDPDYLPHWGPILEIFEGYATDDKIRHFGSSGGIVTALSLYCIEHENADGIIHINTDKNNPLQNCTAFSSTREKIIAATGSRYSPASPCDNLYRFQSSKNGAVMVGKGCDISALRNAQNMDPIIDDKTKCAIGIFCAGTPAALGTVDLLNSYGIPINRVREIRYRGMGWPGNFAVKKETETEFRSYATYQDSWGIAQRYRPFRCYLCPDGTAETADISCGDSWYRKPEKNNQGHSLILVRTERGRRIIQGAIDKNYIAVTRTTLKALELSQVNLKAKRGEIAGRMLMLNLAGIPTPKYHGWPLWKNWWKTGIKEKARSLASTVKRILSRRLYKKDTMFFYKENL